One stretch of Helicobacter jaachi DNA includes these proteins:
- the rpsL gene encoding 30S ribosomal protein S12, protein MPTINQLIRKERKKITRKTKSPALLECPQRRGVCTRVYTTTPKKPNSALRKVAKVKLTSKVEVISYIPGEGHNLQEHSIVLVRGGRVKDLPGVKYHIIRGALDTAGVAKRNVSRSKYGAKKAKAGGDKK, encoded by the coding sequence GTGCCAACCATAAATCAGTTGATTAGAAAAGAGAGGAAAAAGATTACCCGTAAAACAAAGTCTCCGGCTTTGCTAGAGTGTCCCCAAAGGCGGGGAGTATGCACACGCGTTTATACGACAACGCCTAAAAAACCAAACTCAGCTTTAAGAAAAGTTGCCAAAGTAAAGCTCACTTCTAAAGTAGAGGTGATTAGCTATATTCCGGGTGAAGGGCATAATCTTCAGGAGCACTCTATCGTGCTTGTGCGTGGCGGGCGTGTGAAAGACTTACCGGGTGTGAAGTATCACATTATACGCGGTGCGCTAGATACAGCGGGTGTAGCTAAGCGTAATGTTTCACGCAGTAAATATGGTGCTAAAAAAGCCAAAGCTGGCGGCGATAAAAAATAA
- the rpsG gene encoding 30S ribosomal protein S7 encodes MRRRKATVREILGDPIYNNKVVTKFINKMMFDGKKSVSEKIIYAAFNRIEEKSGEKGIDIFEKALERVKPLVEVRSRRVGGATYQVPVEVRPARQQSLSIRWLLEATRKRNERTMVERLAGELMDAANDRGAAFKKKEDVHKMAEANKAFAHYRW; translated from the coding sequence ATGAGAAGAAGAAAAGCCACCGTGAGGGAAATTCTAGGGGACCCCATTTATAACAATAAAGTAGTTACTAAGTTCATCAACAAAATGATGTTTGATGGTAAAAAAAGCGTAAGTGAGAAGATTATTTATGCCGCATTTAATAGAATCGAGGAAAAAAGCGGAGAAAAAGGCATAGATATATTTGAAAAGGCGCTTGAGCGAGTAAAGCCCCTTGTGGAGGTAAGAAGTCGTCGTGTAGGTGGGGCTACCTACCAAGTGCCTGTTGAGGTGAGACCTGCTAGACAGCAGTCATTATCTATTCGCTGGCTCCTTGAAGCCACTCGCAAAAGAAATGAGCGCACTATGGTGGAGCGTTTGGCAGGCGAGCTTATGGACGCAGCAAATGACAGGGGAGCAGCCTTTAAAAAGAAAGAAGATGTTCATAAAATGGCTGAAGCAAACAAAGCATTTGCGCATTATCGCTGGTAA
- the fusA gene encoding elongation factor G yields the protein MARKTPLSRIRNIGIAAHIDAGKTTTSERILFYTGVSHKIGEVHDGAATMDWMEQEKERGITITSATTTCFWRDYQINLIDTPGHVDFTIEVERSMRVLDGAVAVFCSVGGVQPQSETVWRQANKYGVPRMVFVNKMDRIGANFYNVESQIKQRLKANPVPINIPIGAEENFKGVIDLVQMKAIVWNDESMGAKYDIEEIPAELVDKANEYREKLLESAAEQDEALMEKYLNGEELSIEEIKKGIKIGCLNMSLIPMLCGSSFKNKGVQTLLDAVVDYLPAPTEVAEIKGINPKDDSELSVESSDDGAFAGLAFKIMTDPFVGQLTFVRAYRGKLESGSYVLNSTKGKKERVGRLLKMHSNKREDIKEIYAGEICAFVGLKDTITGDTLCDEKVPVILERMDFPEPVIQIAVEPKTKADQEKMSIALGKLAEEDPSFRVSTHEETGQTLIGGMGELHLEIIVDRLKREFKVEAEVGEPQVAFRETIRSAVEQECKYAKQSGGRGQYGHVYIKLEPKEPGSGYEFVNDISGGVIPKEYIPAVDKGIQEAMQNGVLAGYPVVDFKVTLYDGSYHEVDSSEMAFKIAGSMAFKDACRKANAVLLEPMMKVEVEVPEEYMGDVIGDLNRRRGQINSMDDRMGLKIVNAFVPLAEMFGYSTDLRSATQGRGTYTMEFDHYGEVPNNIAKEIMEKRKG from the coding sequence ATGGCAAGGAAAACCCCTTTATCAAGGATTAGAAATATCGGTATTGCGGCGCATATTGATGCGGGTAAGACCACTACTTCGGAGCGGATTTTATTCTACACAGGTGTGAGCCACAAAATTGGTGAAGTGCATGATGGCGCGGCGACAATGGACTGGATGGAGCAAGAAAAGGAGCGCGGCATTACCATTACTTCCGCAACTACGACTTGTTTTTGGAGAGATTATCAAATTAATCTTATCGACACACCCGGGCATGTGGATTTTACTATCGAGGTAGAGCGTTCAATGCGTGTGTTAGATGGCGCGGTGGCTGTATTTTGCTCTGTGGGCGGTGTGCAGCCTCAAAGTGAGACCGTTTGGCGACAGGCGAATAAATATGGCGTGCCTCGTATGGTGTTTGTGAATAAAATGGATAGAATCGGTGCAAATTTCTATAATGTAGAAAGCCAAATCAAGCAGCGGCTTAAGGCTAATCCTGTGCCTATTAATATTCCTATTGGCGCGGAGGAAAATTTTAAAGGTGTAATTGACTTAGTGCAGATGAAGGCCATTGTGTGGAATGATGAGTCAATGGGCGCGAAGTATGACATAGAGGAAATACCAGCCGAGCTAGTAGATAAGGCAAATGAGTATCGAGAAAAGCTTTTAGAATCTGCAGCCGAGCAAGATGAAGCGTTAATGGAAAAATACCTTAATGGCGAGGAATTAAGCATTGAGGAGATTAAAAAAGGCATTAAAATAGGCTGCTTAAATATGAGTCTTATTCCTATGCTATGTGGGTCTAGCTTTAAAAATAAAGGCGTGCAAACGCTCCTTGATGCGGTGGTGGATTACCTCCCTGCGCCTACAGAAGTGGCTGAAATTAAGGGCATTAATCCTAAAGATGATTCTGAACTAAGTGTAGAATCTAGCGATGATGGTGCATTTGCGGGATTAGCCTTTAAGATTATGACCGACCCATTTGTAGGGCAGCTCACTTTTGTGCGTGCATACCGCGGCAAATTAGAATCTGGCAGCTATGTGCTTAACTCTACAAAAGGCAAAAAAGAGCGTGTCGGGCGATTGCTTAAAATGCACTCTAACAAAAGAGAAGATATTAAGGAAATTTATGCGGGTGAGATTTGCGCATTTGTAGGCTTAAAAGATACTATTACGGGCGATACGCTTTGTGATGAAAAAGTGCCTGTGATTTTAGAGCGTATGGATTTCCCAGAGCCTGTTATTCAAATTGCTGTTGAGCCAAAGACAAAGGCAGACCAAGAAAAAATGTCAATCGCACTAGGCAAGCTTGCAGAGGAAGACCCAAGCTTTAGAGTAAGCACGCATGAGGAGACGGGGCAAACACTTATTGGCGGTATGGGTGAGCTGCACCTAGAAATTATTGTGGATAGGCTCAAACGCGAATTCAAAGTTGAAGCTGAAGTAGGTGAGCCGCAAGTTGCGTTTAGAGAGACTATCCGCAGCGCTGTGGAGCAAGAGTGCAAATACGCTAAACAATCCGGTGGGCGCGGGCAGTATGGGCATGTGTATATCAAGCTAGAGCCTAAAGAGCCGGGCAGCGGATATGAATTTGTCAATGACATAAGCGGTGGCGTGATTCCTAAAGAGTATATTCCCGCAGTGGATAAAGGGATTCAAGAAGCCATGCAAAATGGCGTGCTTGCGGGCTATCCTGTGGTAGATTTTAAAGTTACACTCTATGATGGAAGCTATCACGAGGTGGATTCTAGTGAAATGGCGTTTAAGATTGCTGGGTCTATGGCGTTTAAGGACGCTTGCAGAAAAGCAAATGCAGTGCTTTTAGAGCCGATGATGAAAGTAGAAGTAGAAGTGCCTGAAGAGTATATGGGCGATGTGATTGGCGATTTAAACCGCAGGCGCGGGCAGATTAACTCCATGGACGATAGAATGGGATTAAAAATCGTCAATGCGTTTGTTCCGTTGGCTGAAATGTTTGGCTATTCTACCGACTTGCGTTCGGCTACACAAGGCAGAGGCACATATACAATGGAGTTTGACCATTATGGCGAAGTGCCAAACAACATTGCCAAAGAGATTATGGAAAAGCGCAAAGGCTAG
- a CDS encoding c-type cytochrome yields the protein MTRNICICIVALCLVACSNEQDTQKTSPKKVSIQNQDSQSTQSASNSALPDASVLYSKCASCHGKDGKSIAPGSVGNVLLASLNKQQVIESLKGFRARTLSRGGNSVIMYMQAKNLSDDDIEALAAYIDAL from the coding sequence ATGACAAGAAATATATGTATTTGCATAGTTGCTTTGTGTTTAGTCGCTTGCTCTAATGAGCAGGATACGCAAAAGACATCTCCCAAAAAAGTAAGCATTCAAAATCAAGATAGCCAATCCACGCAGAGCGCGTCAAATTCGGCATTGCCTGATGCCTCTGTGCTGTATAGTAAGTGCGCCTCGTGTCATGGCAAAGATGGCAAGAGCATTGCGCCGGGCAGTGTGGGCAATGTGCTGCTCGCCTCGCTCAATAAGCAGCAGGTAATAGAATCGCTCAAAGGCTTTCGTGCGCGCACTTTGAGTCGTGGAGGTAATTCTGTGATTATGTATATGCAGGCAAAAAATTTAAGTGATGATGATATTGAGGCACTAGCAGCGTATATTGACGCCCTGTAG
- a CDS encoding energy transducer TonB, protein MKTLESQPNNNNAPSYNMISQSKSPFFTPNRIGFSLSLIAHLAFALMFYDYFHNIDVQQNGDEITSIALATFQTPSNEPVVEPPKPQPIVKPKKKHHRKEIVKEHGKLAKKEEEVVPPTPTPQAKPDEKVEEGEMIQTLSYRNGEEDEVFAKIKRAIERRNKYPNMAKKRGLEGEVIVEFIIYKDGKVSNIRIVKPCPHESFNTAAINAVRKAQGDFPSLDVTTKIELPIVYELKMSKL, encoded by the coding sequence ATGAAAACTTTGGAATCTCAACCAAACAACAATAACGCGCCTTCATATAATATGATTTCACAATCCAAATCGCCCTTTTTCACGCCTAATCGCATTGGCTTTAGCCTAAGTTTGATAGCGCATTTAGCCTTTGCGCTTATGTTTTATGACTATTTTCACAATATCGATGTGCAGCAAAATGGCGATGAAATCACAAGCATCGCCCTTGCGACATTTCAAACCCCATCAAACGAACCAGTGGTAGAGCCACCAAAGCCTCAACCCATTGTGAAGCCTAAAAAGAAACATCATCGCAAAGAAATTGTAAAAGAGCATGGCAAGCTTGCCAAAAAAGAGGAGGAGGTAGTCCCCCCAACTCCCACGCCTCAAGCAAAGCCAGATGAGAAAGTGGAGGAAGGCGAGATGATTCAGACGCTCTCTTATCGCAATGGCGAGGAAGATGAGGTGTTTGCAAAGATTAAGCGCGCCATTGAGCGCAGGAATAAATATCCCAATATGGCTAAAAAGCGCGGACTAGAGGGCGAAGTGATAGTGGAGTTTATCATTTACAAAGATGGCAAAGTGTCTAATATACGCATTGTGAAGCCCTGCCCACATGAGTCGTTTAATACTGCTGCGATAAATGCTGTGAGAAAGGCTCAAGGGGATTTTCCAAGCCTTGATGTTACGACAAAAATTGAGCTGCCTATTGTGTATGAACTTAAGATGAGCAAGCTATAG
- the exbD gene encoding TonB system transport protein ExbD, whose protein sequence is MRIPKKDGLNIVPFIDVMLVLLAIVLSVSTFIAQGQIKVELPYASQNEINKDEKPVTITIDEQNIIYFDDKPVDTQSLKAEIAKIDNKTLIQLKSDKESKFETFIQIVDILKEKGHENFGISTKQQ, encoded by the coding sequence ATGAGAATCCCTAAAAAAGATGGCTTAAATATCGTTCCTTTTATTGATGTGATGCTTGTTTTGCTCGCCATTGTGCTAAGCGTCTCTACTTTCATCGCACAGGGGCAAATTAAAGTAGAGCTACCCTATGCAAGTCAAAATGAGATTAACAAAGATGAAAAGCCAGTGACTATCACTATTGATGAGCAAAATATCATTTATTTTGATGATAAGCCTGTGGATACGCAATCCCTCAAGGCTGAAATTGCTAAAATTGATAATAAAACGCTTATCCAGCTTAAAAGCGATAAAGAATCTAAGTTTGAAACTTTTATTCAAATAGTGGATATTTTGAAGGAGAAAGGACATGAAAACTTTGGAATCTCAACCAAACAACAATAA
- the exbB gene encoding TonB-system energizer ExbB has product MEFIKDYIDHIIFAILGLMSFLALWFSCERIIFYARVNIEDYKNEEALEEALSKNLTGLYIIYSNAPYVGLLGTVVGIMITFYDMGMSGGMDAQSIMVGLSTALKATALGLVVAIPTLIVYNCFIRKMDIVLNRYKLAHKHASE; this is encoded by the coding sequence ATGGAGTTTATTAAAGATTATATCGACCATATTATTTTTGCTATTTTGGGCTTGATGAGCTTTTTGGCGCTATGGTTTAGTTGCGAGAGAATTATTTTTTATGCGCGCGTGAATATAGAGGATTATAAAAATGAAGAGGCATTAGAAGAGGCGCTAAGCAAAAATCTCACCGGGCTTTATATTATTTATTCTAACGCTCCTTATGTGGGGCTTTTAGGCACGGTGGTGGGCATTATGATTACTTTTTATGATATGGGTATGAGTGGGGGAATGGACGCGCAAAGCATTATGGTTGGGCTATCTACCGCGCTTAAGGCTACCGCGCTTGGCTTAGTGGTGGCAATCCCTACGCTTATTGTCTATAACTGCTTTATACGCAAAATGGACATTGTGCTTAACCGCTATAAGCTCGCACATAAGCATGCTAGCGAGTAG
- the nikR gene encoding nickel-responsive transcriptional regulator NikR — protein MKPNIIRFSVSLPQNLLQTLDKRLTHRGYSSRSELVRDMIREKLNEEVWSERNTKAQGVAVLTIVYDHHQRELNRRMIDIQHTAIDENKIEILCTTHVHLDHHNCLETIILQGEAMAIENLSIEIGGLKGVKFSKLTRASFFA, from the coding sequence ATGAAACCCAATATTATCCGCTTTAGCGTATCTCTACCACAGAATCTACTCCAAACGCTTGATAAAAGGCTAACCCACAGGGGGTATTCCTCACGCTCCGAGCTTGTGCGCGATATGATACGCGAAAAACTTAATGAAGAAGTGTGGAGCGAGAGGAACACAAAGGCGCAGGGCGTGGCAGTGCTAACGATTGTGTATGACCACCACCAGCGCGAACTTAATAGGCGTATGATTGACATTCAGCACACAGCAATTGATGAGAATAAAATCGAGATTTTATGCACCACGCATGTGCATTTAGACCATCACAACTGCCTTGAGACCATTATCCTGCAGGGCGAGGCTATGGCGATTGAAAATCTTAGCATTGAAATTGGCGGCTTAAAGGGAGTGAAATTCTCAAAGCTCACACGCGCAAGCTTTTTTGCGTAA
- a CDS encoding nicotinate-nicotinamide nucleotide adenylyltransferase, whose protein sequence is MRHFRESYIALYGGSFDPPHYAHRQILKTLYKSPLFHHVICMPNYLNPLKESALFSPLERFEMCKILAADVLNTDMSNDTKVLDSKAMPGFGTLEVSDYEIMQNKPTFSIHTIKMLQHTYPRTPLAIVVGEDNFAHLHVWHKIDKLCEIAAFVVIGRDIKSCASIHTIKPKKPAHKPKARILERIHLSQYGELSSTQVRALLQNGQFEQALEMIPASLHTFIKAHFRL, encoded by the coding sequence ATGCGCCATTTTAGAGAATCTTATATAGCGCTTTATGGTGGGAGTTTTGACCCTCCGCACTACGCGCATAGGCAGATTCTAAAAACTTTGTATAAAAGCCCTCTTTTTCATCATGTGATATGTATGCCAAATTATCTTAATCCACTAAAAGAAAGTGCGTTATTTAGCCCGCTTGAGCGATTTGAGATGTGCAAAATACTTGCCGCAGATGTGCTAAATACAGATATGTCAAATGATACAAAAGTGCTAGATTCTAAGGCAATGCCGGGCTTTGGGACATTAGAGGTGAGTGATTATGAAATTATGCAAAATAAGCCCACTTTTAGCATTCACACTATCAAAATGCTGCAGCACACATACCCGCGCACGCCTCTTGCGATAGTTGTGGGCGAGGATAATTTCGCGCATTTGCATGTATGGCATAAGATAGATAAGCTCTGTGAAATAGCGGCGTTTGTGGTGATTGGGCGCGATATTAAATCTTGTGCAAGCATTCATACAATTAAGCCTAAAAAGCCAGCTCATAAGCCCAAAGCACGCATTTTAGAGCGCATACATCTTAGCCAATATGGCGAGCTTTCCTCCACACAGGTGCGCGCTTTGCTGCAAAATGGGCAGTTTGAGCAGGCTTTAGAGATGATACCTGCGAGCTTGCATACTTTTATCAAAGCGCATTTTAGGCTATAA
- the rsfS gene encoding ribosome silencing factor, with amino-acid sequence MQQDKHIDSRIARIRALLEDKKGEDIEVFNLQERDYIVDRVVIVSAMVGKHAFALLDYLKSELKPKGEVFYATEEDNEDWIIADLGDIMIHIFTPNHRKKFNLEEFLSSLIAQKSADSMQPYAKVEAKKEA; translated from the coding sequence TTGCAACAAGATAAGCATATTGATAGTAGGATTGCGCGCATCAGGGCGCTTTTAGAGGATAAAAAGGGCGAGGACATTGAAGTGTTTAATCTGCAAGAGCGAGACTACATCGTGGATAGGGTGGTCATTGTGAGCGCAATGGTGGGCAAGCACGCGTTTGCTTTGCTTGATTATTTAAAAAGTGAGCTAAAGCCAAAGGGGGAGGTGTTTTACGCCACAGAGGAGGATAATGAAGATTGGATTATTGCAGATTTGGGGGATATTATGATACATATTTTTACGCCAAATCATCGCAAGAAATTTAATTTAGAGGAGTTTCTAAGCTCGCTCATTGCGCAAAAAAGCGCAGATTCTATGCAGCCTTATGCTAAGGTGGAAGCTAAAAAAGAGGCGTAG
- a CDS encoding ABC transporter ATP-binding protein, with the protein MLKLQGANFSRKGEQILKNISLALRQGEVLSILGCNGAGKTTLLKCLMGFLKWDSGECWLWDKPLHTYTQKQIWQMISYVPQAKMQVFDANVLDMVALGCNPFVLFKPKPEHLRLAQSVLEQLNLTHLMHKTCLNLSGGELQMVIFARALVKKPQILILDEPESNLDFHNQKTILETLKTLNNQGCAIILNTHFPAHARFLSHKALLLYKMGEEQGTIGEIGENLARVDCANLACEDLARADSPNANLDCANVTCASNAIFGKAQDLLTSAHLSDLYKVPLLIESPYMQEEYVLRI; encoded by the coding sequence ATGCTTAAGCTGCAAGGAGCAAACTTCTCACGCAAGGGCGAGCAGATTCTAAAAAACATAAGTCTAGCGCTTAGGCAAGGCGAAGTGCTAAGCATTCTAGGCTGCAATGGCGCGGGGAAAACCACACTGCTTAAATGCCTTATGGGATTTCTCAAATGGGATAGCGGAGAGTGCTGGCTGTGGGATAAGCCGCTCCACACATACACGCAAAAGCAAATATGGCAGATGATTTCTTATGTGCCACAAGCCAAAATGCAAGTCTTTGATGCTAATGTGCTGGATATGGTAGCGCTTGGCTGCAATCCTTTTGTGTTATTTAAGCCAAAGCCCGAGCATTTAAGGCTTGCGCAATCTGTGCTAGAGCAGCTTAATCTCACGCATTTAATGCATAAAACCTGCCTTAATCTTAGCGGTGGTGAATTGCAAATGGTCATTTTTGCGCGCGCGCTGGTGAAAAAACCGCAGATTCTAATCCTTGATGAGCCTGAATCGAATTTGGACTTTCACAATCAAAAAACTATATTAGAAACGCTAAAAACCCTCAACAATCAAGGCTGCGCCATTATTTTAAATACGCACTTCCCTGCACATGCGCGCTTTCTTTCACACAAAGCACTTTTGCTTTATAAAATGGGCGAGGAGCAAGGGACAATAGGAGAGATAGGAGAGAATCTAGCGCGCGTGGATTGCGCAAATTTAGCGTGTGAGGATTTGGCGCGTGCAGATTCGCCCAATGCGAATTTAGATTGCGCTAATGTAACTTGCGCGAGCAATGCTATCTTTGGCAAGGCGCAGGATTTGCTCACTTCTGCGCATTTAAGTGATTTATACAAAGTGCCGCTGCTCATTGAAAGCCCATATATGCAAGAAGAGTATGTGCTTAGGATTTGA
- a CDS encoding FecCD family ABC transporter permease, with protein sequence MRLLTSLSMYILGIAAIIVCACVCLTLGRYALPLSDVIAVICGNGDETQRNIIFTFRLPRIILAIIVGAGLSAAGAAFQSLFRNPLATPDILGVTNGASFGAVLGLLLGLNISYIGIAGFVFGILSLMLVLLVGYNRNNPYEMSSMILSGIIISALFQSLIGIVKYVADPQDTLPTITYWLLGSLDISLDIHVFYSLCGIVLGSGIIFILRWKLNLLMLQDDEAKSLGVNLTLLRLIVIFASTMIVACAVSVCGVIGWVGLLVPHIARLLIGNNNTTLIPLSLFIGALFLMIIDTLSRTLSSEQIPISILTSLIGTPFFIYILRKSKRG encoded by the coding sequence ATGCGCCTGCTCACTTCGCTTAGTATGTATATCTTAGGTATAGCCGCCATCATAGTATGCGCGTGCGTGTGCCTCACGCTTGGGCGCTATGCCCTGCCGCTAAGCGATGTGATTGCCGTGATATGCGGCAATGGCGATGAAACGCAAAGAAATATCATTTTCACCTTTCGCCTCCCGCGCATTATCCTAGCTATCATCGTAGGAGCTGGGCTAAGTGCTGCTGGAGCGGCTTTCCAAAGCCTCTTTCGTAATCCTTTGGCTACACCTGATATTTTAGGGGTTACTAATGGGGCTAGCTTTGGCGCGGTGCTAGGCTTGCTACTAGGCTTAAATATTAGCTATATAGGCATAGCGGGCTTTGTATTTGGTATCCTATCACTCATGCTCGTGCTGTTAGTGGGCTATAATCGCAATAATCCTTATGAAATGTCAAGCATGATTTTAAGCGGAATTATTATTAGCGCGCTCTTTCAAAGTCTAATTGGCATTGTAAAATATGTCGCCGACCCACAGGATACACTGCCTACGATTACTTACTGGCTGTTAGGCTCGCTGGATATAAGCCTTGATATACATGTGTTTTATAGCCTTTGTGGGATTGTGCTAGGCAGTGGCATTATATTTATTCTGCGCTGGAAGCTTAATCTGCTCATGCTGCAAGATGATGAAGCCAAAAGCCTTGGGGTTAATCTCACGCTTTTGCGCCTTATAGTGATTTTTGCTAGCACGATGATTGTGGCGTGCGCGGTGAGTGTGTGCGGCGTGATAGGCTGGGTGGGGCTACTCGTGCCACACATCGCGCGCCTGCTTATTGGCAATAATAACACCACGCTAATCCCGCTAAGCTTATTTATCGGCGCGCTCTTTTTAATGATAATCGACACACTCTCCCGCACGCTTTCAAGCGAGCAAATCCCTATTTCTATCCTTACTTCGCTTATTGGCACGCCATTTTTTATCTATATCCTGCGCAAAAGCAAAAGGGGCTAA
- a CDS encoding TonB-dependent receptor, with translation MSKINISRVLAVSLALSCVLTANENATGGGAVDKMSSVKLNQATIKAEVTLSDTPIELQPKQVSIIESKDILQKSNAGNVQSLLEAAPGIIYSRSGGINGQITFRGQNSNDQRSIITIDGVKYTGRSTLEFNMLDPYAFEAIEIIRGPAGSLYGSDAMTGVVNFRSRKSTYNIGGETFKATARIRALEYGSVNNLFGGRAEVLGGGNGWDMLIGFTGKTAGDYTTPIKENGSYKAKNSKFNSYGVDFNIGYTNQNATRYFLQGRWTRVESHRAGGLAAAPGSSYGIFMTENPISEYYLRAGLKKSNLSFADSMETYLYYRHWDTDIWTDRRGYVGVPKPYVHQQVYNNNYVGGRLIFNTLTGKHNLSYGAEFESAIWPTPIKQIFRADNSSRTTNRASTTTNIAVFAKDDFKATQSWNLSASVRGDYILTTISKKRSDAENVTGTGAAANLSREATELLDKNGTIHQGALTGALGSVFFLNDYISNVINISHNFKAPTAFQRMQATPSGNATLTGANPLIKPEYSQTAEFGFRIQSDNHFISLIGFYTRYTNMIALSTYQSAAVSQGAWRFENVGKAHITGAELEGRHSFFDNMLTFSYVGAYNYSENEVANKPLPYVAPLYGQATLGLNFRPVYFNLTQRAYGAKTRIDTTQERKTTAYTMTDILMGLRLGAFASSMENMELLLGVNNVFDVVGRNPVTAEAINYALSQEANAPKYPLDRALTNPLVEPGRNIFVKYVWNY, from the coding sequence ATGAGTAAAATAAACATTAGTCGTGTGCTAGCAGTCTCGCTGGCATTATCCTGCGTGCTTACAGCTAATGAGAATGCAACTGGGGGGGGGGCAGTAGATAAAATGTCTTCTGTCAAACTCAACCAAGCCACCATAAAAGCCGAAGTAACGCTAAGCGATACGCCAATTGAGCTACAGCCCAAACAAGTGAGTATTATAGAATCTAAAGACATTCTGCAAAAGTCTAACGCAGGCAATGTCCAAAGCCTCCTAGAAGCCGCACCGGGAATTATCTATTCTCGCTCTGGTGGTATCAATGGGCAAATCACTTTCCGCGGGCAAAACTCCAATGACCAACGCTCTATCATTACTATCGATGGTGTGAAATACACAGGGCGCAGCACACTAGAGTTTAATATGCTAGACCCCTATGCCTTTGAAGCCATTGAAATCATACGCGGACCGGCTGGCTCACTCTATGGAAGTGATGCTATGACAGGGGTGGTAAATTTCCGCTCGCGTAAAAGCACTTATAACATCGGTGGAGAGACCTTTAAAGCCACAGCAAGAATCCGCGCATTAGAATATGGCAGCGTGAATAATCTCTTTGGCGGGCGCGCTGAAGTGCTAGGCGGAGGCAATGGCTGGGATATGCTCATTGGCTTCACAGGCAAGACTGCAGGCGATTACACCACACCTATTAAAGAAAATGGCTCATATAAAGCAAAAAATTCTAAATTTAACTCATATGGTGTGGATTTTAACATCGGCTACACTAACCAAAATGCCACAAGATACTTTCTACAAGGGCGCTGGACTAGGGTAGAATCTCACCGCGCTGGTGGGCTTGCCGCAGCTCCGGGCAGCAGCTATGGTATTTTTATGACTGAAAATCCTATTAGCGAATATTATTTACGCGCAGGGCTTAAGAAAAGTAATCTTAGCTTTGCAGATTCTATGGAGACTTATCTCTACTATCGCCACTGGGATACAGATATTTGGACTGACCGTCGCGGCTATGTGGGCGTGCCAAAACCATATGTGCATCAACAAGTCTATAATAATAACTATGTGGGCGGGCGACTTATCTTTAATACCCTAACAGGCAAGCATAATCTCAGCTATGGCGCAGAGTTTGAAAGTGCGATTTGGCCTACCCCCATTAAACAAATTTTCCGTGCAGATAATAGCTCAAGGACTACCAACCGCGCCTCTACAACGACTAATATCGCTGTATTTGCTAAAGATGACTTTAAAGCCACGCAATCATGGAATCTCTCTGCTTCTGTAAGAGGGGATTATATTTTAACCACCATTTCTAAAAAACGCTCTGATGCTGAAAATGTTACTGGAACAGGAGCAGCAGCCAACCTTTCACGCGAGGCTACAGAGCTACTTGATAAAAATGGCACCATCCATCAGGGCGCACTCACAGGCGCGCTAGGCTCGGTATTTTTCTTAAATGATTATATTAGTAATGTAATTAATATAAGCCATAACTTTAAAGCCCCTACTGCTTTTCAACGTATGCAGGCAACCCCTAGCGGGAATGCAACGCTTACAGGTGCAAATCCACTCATTAAACCTGAATACTCTCAAACTGCAGAATTTGGCTTTAGAATCCAAAGCGATAATCACTTTATTTCACTCATTGGATTCTATACGCGCTACACAAATATGATTGCGCTTAGCACATATCAAAGCGCTGCTGTTAGTCAAGGAGCTTGGCGCTTTGAAAATGTCGGCAAAGCACATATTACCGGCGCAGAGCTAGAGGGACGACATAGCTTTTTTGATAATATGCTCACTTTCTCCTATGTAGGTGCGTATAATTATTCAGAAAATGAAGTAGCCAATAAGCCACTTCCCTATGTCGCGCCACTCTATGGACAGGCTACACTGGGACTAAACTTTAGACCGGTGTATTTTAACCTCACTCAAAGAGCCTATGGTGCAAAAACGCGCATAGATACTACACAAGAGCGCAAAACTACTGCCTATACAATGACAGATATTCTTATGGGCTTAAGACTTGGCGCATTTGCCTCTAGTATGGAAAATATGGAGCTTCTGCTAGGAGTGAATAATGTCTTTGATGTGGTAGGGCGTAATCCTGTGACAGCAGAAGCGATTAATTATGCGCTTAGCCAAGAGGCTAATGCTCCAAAATATCCACTAGATAGAGCGCTCACAAACCCCCTTGTAGAGCCGGGTAGAAATATATTTGTTAAATATGTGTGGAATTATTAA